One Candidatus Culexarchaeum yellowstonense genomic region harbors:
- a CDS encoding adenylosuccinate synthetase: MPLTVVVGGFFGDEGKGKIVSYLALKDKIDIAVRTGSVNAGHTVVWNNVTYRLRLIPSAFVYENARLLIAAGANINPKILLEEIEMTKTHNRVGVDHQASIIEEHHIEEDRSDQHLSKNIGTTGQGVGPAIADRVRRKAKLARDIPELKRYLTDVALEVNEAVDSGRKVILEGTQATFLSLYHGTYPYVTGRDTTASAICSEVGVGPKKVNEVLVVFKAYVTRVGGGPLPNELTPEEIERRGWAERGTVTGRVRRAAPFNIEYAKRAIMLNSATQIAITKMDALFPECRGIRRFEELPKDAKKFVEWIEGELKVPVTLIGTGAEIEDVIDLRKDKCKK, from the coding sequence TTGCCTTTAACAGTTGTGGTTGGAGGATTCTTCGGAGATGAGGGGAAGGGGAAGATAGTATCATACCTAGCATTGAAGGATAAAATAGACATAGCCGTAAGAACGGGATCAGTAAATGCTGGACATACAGTGGTATGGAACAACGTGACATATAGGCTTAGACTAATACCAAGCGCATTCGTATATGAAAATGCTAGATTGCTAATAGCGGCAGGGGCAAATATAAACCCAAAAATATTGTTAGAGGAAATAGAAATGACGAAAACACACAATAGGGTTGGCGTGGATCACCAAGCCTCAATAATAGAGGAACACCATATAGAGGAAGATAGATCAGACCAACACCTATCAAAAAACATAGGGACCACGGGGCAAGGAGTTGGACCAGCAATAGCAGATAGAGTTAGGAGAAAGGCGAAACTTGCAAGAGACATACCAGAATTAAAGAGGTATCTAACAGACGTAGCCCTAGAGGTAAATGAAGCCGTTGATAGTGGAAGGAAAGTGATATTGGAGGGGACGCAAGCCACATTCCTCTCACTATACCATGGAACATACCCATACGTTACTGGAAGAGACACCACAGCATCAGCAATATGTAGTGAAGTGGGAGTGGGACCTAAGAAGGTGAATGAAGTACTAGTGGTATTCAAGGCATATGTAACGAGGGTTGGAGGAGGACCTCTACCCAACGAACTCACACCAGAAGAAATAGAGAGGAGAGGGTGGGCTGAGAGGGGGACCGTGACAGGTAGAGTTAGGAGAGCCGCCCCATTCAACATAGAGTATGCCAAGAGAGCCATAATGCTTAACAGCGCCACTCAAATAGCAATAACAAAAATGGATGCACTATTCCCAGAGTGTAGGGGGATAAGACGCTTCGAAGAACTCCCAAAAGATGCTAAGAAATTCGTGGAATGGATTGAAGGGGAACTTAAAGTGCCAGTTACATTGATAGGGACGGGAGCTGAAATTGAAGACGTAATAGATCTCAGAAAAGATAAATGCAAGAAATGA
- a CDS encoding recombinase RecA, with the protein MLERISTGIGKLDEIIGGGFIKGRTYLIAGGTGTGKTIMSLQYMLDGLKKNETCVYVSLDDRISNVLTGALNLGWNFDQYVKSGNFIPFEIRLKTEDLKHGKESRSFVKHILQYTGKRKIDRLVLDPISSLVQGAGDLLWVREYVREIVSYIEEEIGSTTVITADIPSGSSTLSRYGVEEFISSGIIVLDIFEHGANLYRVLYARKMRWSPMDMSKYVFDIVPNDGIVILGKLTTILHKHSQSHEKQTP; encoded by the coding sequence ATGCTTGAGAGGATTTCGACTGGTATAGGTAAACTTGATGAAATTATTGGTGGAGGATTCATTAAGGGGAGGACGTATCTCATTGCTGGAGGGACTGGGACTGGTAAGACGATAATGTCTCTGCAGTACATGTTGGATGGCTTAAAGAAGAATGAAACATGCGTTTATGTATCCCTTGATGACCGTATATCCAATGTTTTAACTGGGGCTTTGAATCTTGGGTGGAACTTCGATCAATATGTTAAGTCTGGAAACTTCATACCCTTCGAAATTAGGTTGAAGACTGAGGATTTGAAGCATGGTAAGGAGTCTAGGTCCTTTGTGAAGCATATACTTCAGTATACTGGTAAGAGGAAGATTGATAGGCTTGTTCTAGACCCAATTTCCTCATTGGTTCAGGGTGCTGGAGACTTGTTGTGGGTTAGGGAGTATGTTAGGGAGATCGTAAGCTATATTGAGGAGGAGATTGGATCCACAACTGTCATAACGGCTGATATTCCGTCGGGCTCAAGTACGCTTAGCAGGTATGGTGTGGAGGAATTCATATCTTCTGGCATAATTGTCTTGGACATATTTGAGCATGGGGCAAACCTATACAGAGTTCTGTATGCACGTAAAATGAGATGGTCTCCAATGGATATGAGCAAGTACGTTTTTGATATAGTCCCAAACGATGGTATTGTGATTCTCGGTAAGCTTACTACAATTCTCCATAAGCATTCGCAAAGCCATGAGAAGCAGACCCCTTGA
- a CDS encoding NAD+ synthase, with protein sequence MLYDLDWGAVAEHICSGIKGFVPGWSRGVVVGLSGGLDSSTVAFLCVKALGSSRVLGLILPDSDVTPREDFDDAITVAKLLGIEYRVLDIKPILSAFVDSLKVFGSPSRLSVGNLRARIRMCINYYFANLEGWIVAGSGDKSEILLGYFTKYGDGGCDFLPIGSLYKTQVRLLASFLGVPARIVSKPSSPALWPGHLAEDELGYPYSFIDPILHLLVDVGLSPVEVASKLNVSLDDVLKIKGMVDSSSHKRSLPKIIELPMSMMRNH encoded by the coding sequence TTGCTCTACGATCTAGATTGGGGTGCGGTTGCGGAGCATATATGTAGTGGTATTAAGGGTTTTGTTCCAGGCTGGTCTAGGGGTGTCGTGGTTGGGTTAAGTGGAGGCTTGGATTCCTCTACGGTTGCGTTTCTCTGTGTTAAGGCTCTTGGTTCAAGTAGGGTTTTGGGTTTAATTCTTCCAGATTCCGATGTCACTCCAAGAGAGGATTTTGATGATGCAATTACGGTTGCAAAACTTCTCGGTATAGAGTATAGGGTTTTAGATATTAAGCCCATTTTGAGTGCCTTTGTGGATTCGCTTAAGGTTTTTGGTTCACCCTCAAGGCTTTCTGTGGGGAATTTGAGGGCTAGGATTAGGATGTGCATTAACTATTATTTCGCCAATCTTGAGGGGTGGATTGTGGCTGGCTCTGGGGATAAGAGTGAGATACTTTTAGGTTACTTCACCAAGTATGGTGATGGTGGATGCGACTTCCTGCCCATAGGCTCATTATATAAGACTCAAGTTAGGCTTCTTGCCAGCTTCCTCGGGGTTCCAGCTAGGATTGTGAGTAAGCCTAGTAGTCCAGCTTTATGGCCTGGTCATCTTGCTGAAGATGAGCTTGGATACCCATATAGCTTCATAGATCCAATATTACACTTACTTGTGGATGTTGGTTTAAGTCCTGTGGAGGTTGCTTCGAAGCTTAATGTTAGTTTAGATGACGTTCTCAAGATTAAGGGGATGGTGGATTCATCATCGCATAAACGTTCCCTTCCAAAGATAATTGAGTTGCCTATGAGCATGATGAGAAACCATTAA
- a CDS encoding helix-turn-helix domain-containing protein: MKSIEGGNGVLRVEGDKIIEIASILSSKTRLEILRRTLNTEVDVDELAKDINQSKANTSAQIRILEKAGLVKTIYKPGVRGVKKICTSNVREIIFVLK, encoded by the coding sequence ATGAAGTCAATTGAAGGGGGTAATGGGGTTTTAAGGGTTGAGGGAGACAAGATAATCGAGATAGCATCCATACTCTCATCAAAAACGAGACTCGAAATACTTAGAAGAACATTAAACACTGAAGTAGACGTGGATGAACTTGCAAAGGATATAAATCAAAGCAAAGCCAACACAAGCGCTCAAATAAGGATATTGGAGAAGGCGGGACTCGTAAAAACAATATATAAGCCTGGAGTTAGAGGTGTGAAGAAGATTTGCACTTCCAATGTTAGGGAAATAATATTTGTTTTAAAGTAA
- a CDS encoding serine/threonine protein kinase, which produces MLPIEAFKSLDTDDFRILSIVENRMRSFLYVPLDIIASDSGFSRGFILDSLKRMHDMGLVLYKRVPYEGYVLTYAGYDVLAMKYLVDSNYIVGVGGSLGVGKESDVYMAFAPTEEAVVLKFHRLGVVNLQSATRIRNYLAHKDELPWIFRSKLSAEREFKVLRDVFKAGVKVPTPITQNRHVVVMSYVEGDLLYVCDYLPDPYNFFELILDEMRLSYSGGYVHGDLSEYNIIVTPSLECVIIDWPQAVEVNHPSAMMLLERDLRNIVDFFDRRFKLKLNFTDSLSYVLGG; this is translated from the coding sequence ATGCTTCCAATTGAGGCTTTTAAATCCCTTGATACTGATGATTTCCGTATTTTAAGTATTGTGGAGAATAGGATGAGGAGTTTCCTATATGTTCCCTTGGACATCATAGCTTCCGATTCGGGTTTTAGTAGGGGGTTTATTTTGGATTCGCTTAAGAGGATGCATGATATGGGTCTCGTCTTGTATAAGAGGGTTCCATATGAGGGTTATGTATTGACTTATGCTGGGTATGATGTTTTAGCTATGAAGTATCTTGTGGATTCCAATTACATTGTTGGTGTTGGAGGCTCTCTTGGTGTTGGTAAGGAGTCTGATGTTTACATGGCCTTTGCACCCACTGAGGAGGCTGTGGTTTTGAAGTTTCATCGTTTGGGGGTTGTTAACCTTCAAAGTGCAACTAGAATTAGGAATTATTTAGCCCATAAGGATGAGCTTCCATGGATTTTCAGGTCTAAGTTGTCTGCTGAGAGGGAGTTTAAAGTTTTGAGGGATGTATTTAAGGCTGGCGTTAAGGTTCCAACCCCCATAACACAGAATAGGCATGTGGTTGTAATGTCTTATGTGGAGGGAGACCTCCTCTACGTTTGCGATTACCTTCCAGATCCATACAACTTTTTTGAATTGATTCTTGATGAGATGCGTTTATCGTATAGTGGTGGATATGTTCATGGGGATCTATCTGAATACAATATAATTGTTACGCCGAGTTTGGAGTGTGTCATAATAGATTGGCCTCAGGCTGTGGAGGTTAATCATCCTTCAGCTATGATGCTGTTGGAGAGGGATTTGAGGAATATTGTGGATTTCTTTGATAGGAGGTTTAAGTTAAAGTTAAATTTCACTGATTCCCTATCATATGTCTTGGGTGGATAA
- a CDS encoding DUF460 domain-containing protein has product MGGVILGVDLMPMSTPSGHSQPRYSVVVLDGGKVLSRFENVNRRKLLRLVWTLNPSMVAIDNVYEFASSSSRLLKFLKAFPPDVKVVQVTRVFGGFKPLSVLARDYGLADGVGKLSPVMAAELSARLASMGVGSEVEYLKNETRVLVCRGRRIGEGGMSEDRYERKIRTAVYNASMNIKSTLDSHGIEYDVFFNRRGFGVDRCLFIVYSPKDSLRGLIKNMSLGDVQIKVFEESSDRIIFKPIGSAESEDTCGKEPLIVGLDPGVITGLAILDMDGRLVHVGSRRNWSRNDIISEVMKFGTPILVATDVHPPSFFVVKMASIWGARVYELDRSLSVDEKRDLVYRYCRDFNLNLDLNVHERDALASAVKVFYGFKPLFSKADSSVLELGVDVPRKQLRALLIRGYSIKRAIDALTREVKGSTTAESKPDESELEVEAESSDVVEYLKRKLSVEEEMVRNLKLQRDQLAMEVEKLKSEIDKLNFLVNSLNSELNYKIKRDREVAALESRLSELQSAYQSIKSECESLKAKVDGWMKMFLKLLRGEIVFLKPIKNLTLDNVRSSIESYNIRRGDVVFISDFNVFDADSLKKLSSVGCAGIVGFSPPKHVCEALDDFEIPFIDASSIKLEFFEGYPYVEANLLSNALNNARESLLERSSLKRRERLKKLFDEYRSTRLRELKDFDSTIKY; this is encoded by the coding sequence TTGGGTGGAGTTATTTTAGGCGTTGATTTGATGCCCATGTCAACACCATCTGGGCATTCTCAACCAAGATATTCTGTTGTCGTATTGGATGGAGGGAAGGTTTTATCGAGATTTGAGAATGTGAATAGGAGGAAGCTTTTAAGACTTGTATGGACCCTTAATCCCTCAATGGTTGCAATAGATAATGTTTACGAGTTTGCATCCTCCAGTTCTAGGCTTCTGAAATTCCTTAAGGCTTTCCCACCGGATGTTAAGGTTGTTCAGGTTACTAGGGTTTTTGGTGGGTTTAAGCCTCTCTCGGTGTTGGCTAGGGATTATGGTTTGGCTGATGGTGTTGGGAAGCTCAGCCCAGTGATGGCTGCTGAACTTTCAGCTAGACTTGCAAGTATGGGTGTGGGGTCTGAGGTTGAATACTTGAAGAATGAGACTAGGGTTCTCGTTTGTAGGGGGAGGAGGATTGGTGAGGGGGGTATGAGTGAGGATAGGTATGAGAGGAAGATTAGAACTGCAGTTTATAATGCATCCATGAACATTAAGTCCACCCTTGACTCTCATGGCATTGAGTATGACGTCTTCTTTAATAGGAGGGGGTTTGGGGTTGATAGATGCCTCTTCATAGTGTATTCCCCAAAAGACTCTTTAAGGGGGCTTATTAAAAATATGAGTTTGGGTGATGTGCAGATTAAAGTGTTCGAAGAGTCTTCTGATCGAATAATCTTTAAACCCATTGGCTCCGCCGAGTCTGAGGATACTTGTGGGAAGGAGCCTTTAATAGTGGGTCTTGACCCAGGGGTTATTACTGGTTTAGCTATATTGGATATGGATGGTAGGTTAGTTCATGTTGGTAGTAGGAGGAATTGGAGTAGGAATGATATTATATCTGAGGTTATGAAGTTCGGCACCCCCATCCTTGTGGCCACCGATGTGCATCCACCATCCTTCTTCGTGGTTAAAATGGCTTCCATTTGGGGTGCAAGGGTGTATGAGCTTGATAGGAGTTTAAGTGTTGATGAGAAGAGGGATTTGGTTTATAGGTATTGCAGAGATTTCAATTTAAATCTTGATTTGAATGTCCATGAGAGGGATGCTTTGGCTTCGGCTGTTAAGGTTTTCTACGGGTTTAAACCATTATTTAGTAAGGCTGATTCAAGTGTTTTAGAGCTTGGGGTTGATGTTCCACGTAAACAGCTTAGAGCTCTACTTATTAGGGGGTATAGCATTAAGAGGGCTATTGACGCCTTGACACGTGAAGTTAAGGGTTCAACCACGGCTGAATCTAAACCAGATGAATCTGAATTGGAGGTTGAGGCTGAATCCTCTGATGTTGTCGAGTATTTGAAGCGTAAACTTAGTGTTGAAGAGGAAATGGTTAGGAACCTAAAGCTTCAGAGGGATCAGCTTGCCATGGAGGTGGAGAAATTGAAGTCTGAGATTGATAAGCTTAACTTCCTTGTCAATTCACTGAATAGTGAGCTTAACTATAAGATTAAGAGGGATCGTGAGGTTGCTGCTCTAGAGTCCAGGTTAAGTGAGCTTCAATCAGCTTATCAGTCCATTAAGTCTGAGTGTGAATCTCTTAAAGCTAAGGTTGATGGTTGGATGAAAATGTTTTTGAAGCTTCTTAGGGGTGAAATCGTCTTCTTGAAGCCTATTAAGAATTTAACTTTAGATAATGTGCGTAGCTCCATTGAATCCTACAATATACGTAGGGGTGACGTGGTCTTCATATCTGATTTCAATGTTTTCGATGCTGATTCGTTAAAGAAGCTTTCCAGTGTTGGATGTGCTGGTATTGTGGGTTTCTCACCCCCAAAACATGTTTGTGAAGCCCTTGACGATTTTGAAATACCATTCATTGATGCTTCCAGTATTAAATTGGAGTTTTTTGAGGGCTACCCATATGTTGAAGCCAACTTGTTGAGTAATGCTCTTAATAATGCGAGGGAGAGTCTCCTTGAGAGGTCTAGTTTGAAGCGTAGGGAGAGGTTGAAGAAACTTTTTGATGAGTATAGAAGTACTCGTTTAAGGGAGTTAAAAGATTTCGATTCTACCATCAAGTATTAA
- a CDS encoding methionine adenosyltransferase — protein sequence MSKNIAIEAIKTTPVEEMGTEIVERKGIGHPDYIIDASAESVSIALSKYYMKNFNTILHHNVDKGLLVGGRASPRFGGGTVDEPIYIIVAGRAVNEIVKDNEVTMIPVGYIAVNAIKEFIRRNFRFLNPDEHVIVDYKIRPGSADLRKLFQLGVDIPLSNDTSFGVSFAPLTETEKLVYETERFLNSREFKKKVPEVGEDIKVMGLRRGREIELTIAAAIISQLTPDMDHYISVKEEIKRSVEDLACKITELPVKVMVNTADKIDANLVYITVTGTSAESGDDGNTGRGNRVNGLITPCRPMSMEATAGKNPVSHVGKIYNVMAKIIANKIYSEVKGVREVYVKILGQIGRPITNPFHISIETLLHNDYKLTESMKSEIEGIVWEQFSKITEVTKLILDGRIEIF from the coding sequence ATGTCAAAAAACATAGCCATAGAAGCAATCAAAACCACACCAGTAGAAGAAATGGGCACAGAGATCGTTGAGAGAAAGGGGATTGGACACCCAGACTACATAATAGATGCATCAGCTGAAAGTGTTAGCATTGCACTATCAAAATACTACATGAAAAACTTCAACACAATATTACATCACAACGTAGATAAAGGGCTACTGGTTGGAGGGAGGGCTTCACCAAGATTTGGCGGAGGAACAGTTGACGAACCAATATACATCATAGTGGCCGGTAGAGCAGTAAACGAGATAGTTAAAGACAATGAGGTAACAATGATACCCGTAGGATACATAGCAGTAAATGCAATAAAAGAATTCATAAGGAGAAACTTCAGATTCCTAAACCCAGACGAACATGTAATAGTGGACTATAAAATTAGACCTGGATCAGCAGATTTAAGGAAACTATTCCAATTGGGGGTTGACATCCCCCTATCCAACGACACATCCTTCGGAGTTTCCTTCGCACCACTAACAGAAACCGAGAAACTAGTTTATGAAACCGAGAGATTCCTAAATTCAAGGGAATTCAAAAAGAAGGTGCCTGAAGTTGGTGAAGACATAAAAGTTATGGGTTTAAGGAGGGGGAGAGAAATAGAATTAACAATAGCTGCTGCAATAATAAGTCAACTTACACCGGACATGGACCACTACATAAGCGTTAAGGAGGAGATAAAGAGGAGCGTGGAAGATTTAGCGTGCAAAATAACGGAGCTACCAGTAAAGGTTATGGTGAACACAGCGGACAAGATAGATGCAAACCTAGTTTACATAACGGTAACTGGAACCTCAGCTGAAAGTGGGGATGATGGAAATACAGGTAGAGGAAATAGGGTGAACGGCCTAATAACACCATGCAGACCAATGTCCATGGAGGCAACTGCAGGGAAAAATCCAGTTAGCCATGTGGGGAAGATATATAATGTAATGGCAAAGATAATTGCAAACAAAATATACAGTGAAGTTAAGGGGGTTAGAGAGGTATATGTGAAGATACTAGGCCAAATAGGTAGACCAATAACAAATCCATTCCACATATCCATAGAGACACTGCTCCACAACGATTACAAATTAACTGAAAGTATGAAGAGCGAGATAGAGGGGATTGTTTGGGAGCAATTTAGCAAGATAACTGAAGTGACAAAATTAATACTTGATGGTAGAATCGAAATCTTTTAA
- a CDS encoding ribonucleoprotein, protein MLGRAVNTKVTVRLKSGDEYTGILEKCDPNMNLIIVDAEELNNGTVIAKYGRIFIRGNNILYVKIDSTQVVWV, encoded by the coding sequence ATGCTTGGACGCGCAGTAAACACGAAAGTGACTGTGAGGCTTAAAAGCGGCGACGAATACACTGGGATACTGGAAAAATGCGACCCAAACATGAACTTAATAATAGTGGATGCAGAGGAATTAAACAATGGAACCGTAATAGCAAAGTATGGTAGAATATTCATAAGGGGGAACAACATACTATACGTAAAAATTGACAGCACACAAGTGGTATGGGTTTAA
- a CDS encoding methyltransferase domain-containing protein has protein sequence MSHKPSKREIMTKYNTTFRGYDELYGEEQMEKCIEVMREIEDLKDKVVLDVGCGTGIMEGMLIEAKHIIGLDISIEMIKIAKGKYGEHYNISWVNADAENLPIKSESIDLSLMITVIQNTPNPLNALEEIERTLKLEGEAIVTYPKAHYKPEEVLEEISKLKLLENVVLKITNTKDMIVKLKRKKFGVFQQFLNS, from the coding sequence GTGAGCCATAAGCCATCAAAAAGGGAGATAATGACGAAATACAACACGACATTCAGAGGATACGATGAACTATACGGTGAAGAACAAATGGAAAAGTGTATAGAAGTAATGAGGGAGATAGAAGATTTGAAGGATAAAGTAGTGCTAGATGTGGGATGTGGAACTGGAATAATGGAGGGAATGCTAATTGAAGCAAAGCACATCATAGGATTAGACATATCAATAGAGATGATTAAAATAGCGAAGGGGAAGTATGGAGAACATTATAATATCTCATGGGTAAATGCAGATGCCGAAAACCTACCAATAAAAAGCGAATCCATAGACCTATCATTAATGATAACAGTAATACAGAACACGCCAAACCCGCTAAACGCCCTGGAGGAGATCGAGAGAACATTGAAGCTGGAGGGGGAAGCCATAGTTACATACCCCAAAGCCCACTACAAACCAGAGGAAGTCCTTGAAGAAATATCCAAATTAAAACTATTAGAGAATGTAGTGCTCAAAATCACAAACACAAAAGACATGATAGTAAAGCTTAAAAGAAAGAAATTTGGGGTTTTTCAGCAGTTCCTGAATAGTTAA
- the nucS gene encoding endonuclease NucS, with product MSESSFNCIHMPSLSEAEAVLRDGIERRRMVMLVGSCNINYHGRASSNLTRGERLILIKPDGSIQIHRPWDVSPVNWQPPGCIFHIDFVDDGLRLRAVRVKPREVVDVIFDRIILLACCTLVDEGEFSLYASELDMQRAIIVSPSIVEDGLKIISFERHVDPGFIDLYGLDSKGRLVILEIKRRVADKSAVLQLAKYVNEVKGRSPYREVRGILVAPGISKGVQSLLSSLGLEFKRLDPKRCSEILSKSSEGVDLKKFIQGNRNG from the coding sequence TTGAGCGAATCATCCTTTAATTGCATTCATATGCCAAGTCTCAGTGAAGCTGAGGCTGTTTTGAGGGATGGTATTGAACGTAGAAGGATGGTTATGCTTGTTGGGTCTTGCAACATAAATTATCATGGGAGAGCCTCTTCAAATCTAACTAGGGGGGAGAGGCTGATCCTCATAAAGCCTGATGGGTCTATTCAGATTCATAGGCCATGGGATGTTTCTCCAGTGAATTGGCAACCTCCTGGATGCATATTCCATATTGATTTTGTGGATGATGGTTTACGTTTGAGGGCTGTTAGAGTTAAGCCTAGGGAGGTTGTTGATGTAATTTTCGATAGGATAATCTTATTAGCATGTTGCACACTTGTTGATGAAGGTGAATTCTCACTTTACGCTTCTGAACTGGATATGCAGAGGGCTATAATTGTCTCTCCAAGCATCGTTGAGGATGGTCTTAAAATTATAAGTTTCGAAAGACATGTGGATCCTGGATTCATAGACCTTTATGGTTTAGATTCCAAGGGTAGACTTGTTATCTTGGAGATTAAAAGGAGGGTTGCTGATAAATCTGCTGTTTTACAGTTGGCTAAGTATGTAAATGAGGTTAAGGGTAGAAGCCCATATAGGGAGGTTAGGGGTATACTTGTAGCTCCCGGAATATCTAAGGGTGTTCAAAGCCTCCTCTCCTCCCTTGGCCTCGAATTTAAACGTTTAGATCCTAAGAGGTGTTCTGAAATTTTGAGTAAAAGTTCTGAGGGTGTAGATCTAAAGAAGTTTATTCAGGGGAATCGTAATGGTTAG
- a CDS encoding Glu/Leu/Phe/Val dehydrogenase, with protein MSYLEWMLRILKNSVDLAGLPQEVYDYLSKPDRVLMVKIPVRMDNGKLVMFEGYRVQHNNALGPYKGGIRYHPEVTLETDIALAMGMTLKNSLAGIPYGGGKGAVKCDPKKMSMRELEQLSRGYARAIATIIGPEIDIPAPDVNTNPQIMAWMVDEYSKLKGYNVPGVFTAKPPELWGNPVRIYSTGFGTVVAAKAAAEKWLGGFEGKTVSVHGFGNVAQYAAYWASKYGAKVVAVSDTSGTVYDPKGLDVELAMKVKEETGKVINYPKGEKISDPDASLYVNADILMPCAIENVITDKNANKVKAKLIAEGANGPTTPEAEKILYSRKDFIAAVPDILANAGGVVMSYLEWVENLQWYFWDEEETRNKIASIMEKNFKRTAERWEKLKNEKKDELVTMRDAAFVLAVERVYNAMKLRGWL; from the coding sequence ATGTCATACTTGGAGTGGATGCTGAGAATACTAAAGAACTCTGTTGATTTAGCTGGACTGCCCCAGGAAGTCTACGACTATTTAAGCAAACCAGACAGAGTACTTATGGTTAAGATACCTGTTAGAATGGACAATGGGAAACTAGTGATGTTTGAAGGATACAGGGTGCAACATAACAATGCTTTAGGCCCATACAAGGGAGGTATAAGATACCACCCTGAAGTCACCCTAGAAACAGACATTGCATTAGCAATGGGCATGACGCTAAAGAACTCCCTAGCAGGAATCCCATACGGTGGCGGGAAAGGTGCTGTCAAGTGCGACCCCAAGAAGATGAGCATGAGAGAGCTGGAGCAATTGAGCAGAGGCTACGCTAGAGCAATAGCCACAATAATAGGCCCCGAAATAGACATACCTGCACCAGACGTCAACACAAACCCACAGATAATGGCTTGGATGGTTGACGAATACAGCAAATTGAAGGGATATAACGTTCCAGGAGTTTTCACAGCTAAGCCACCAGAACTTTGGGGCAACCCAGTAAGAATATACTCAACAGGATTCGGCACAGTAGTAGCTGCTAAAGCAGCTGCAGAGAAGTGGTTAGGAGGTTTTGAGGGCAAAACTGTATCCGTCCATGGATTCGGTAACGTGGCACAATATGCAGCTTACTGGGCAAGCAAGTATGGCGCTAAGGTGGTTGCAGTAAGCGACACTTCAGGAACAGTATATGATCCTAAAGGCCTAGACGTTGAGCTAGCTATGAAAGTTAAAGAGGAAACAGGCAAAGTGATTAACTATCCAAAGGGTGAGAAGATAAGTGACCCAGATGCATCCCTATACGTAAATGCCGATATATTAATGCCCTGCGCAATTGAAAATGTAATAACCGATAAAAACGCCAATAAGGTGAAGGCTAAGTTAATTGCTGAGGGAGCTAATGGACCAACAACCCCAGAAGCAGAAAAGATACTGTATAGTAGAAAGGACTTCATAGCTGCAGTGCCAGATATCCTAGCCAACGCCGGCGGAGTCGTAATGTCCTATCTGGAGTGGGTGGAAAACCTCCAGTGGTACTTCTGGGATGAGGAGGAAACTAGAAACAAAATAGCATCGATAATGGAAAAGAACTTTAAGAGAACTGCTGAAAGATGGGAGAAATTGAAGAATGAGAAGAAGGACGAGCTAGTCACCATGCGTGACGCAGCATTTGTCCTAGCAGTTGAAAGAGTTTATAATGCAATGAAGCTACGTGGATGGCTATAA